AAATGCGAATGTCGCTTTTTTATCCAAACATGGAACGGATATCTTCGATCCTTTTACGAATCATCGGAATTCAAAGTGGCTGTATTGGGAGTGCGATTCTAAGCGATCAATACTTGGTCTCCGGCCGCCAAGCATCCTCGAAATGGGTGATTTCCGGATTGGATGGATCTTCCAACACGACCGAAATCACGTCAAAAACAGCAGGAATGTTATGCAACTGCCTTTCCCAGCAGTAGAATTGGGCGACTTTGGCCATGTTGCGCAACTTGGCCGAGTCCACTGCATTCTCCGGATTCGTAAACCTGGAAGTGCTCAGTGTTTTCACTTCCACGAAATGCAATTCGGCAGTTGCCGCGGGATTGGAAGGATTTTCCCAATAGGCTACGATATCAACCTCGGCACGTTCGGCCTTGTAGTTGCGGTCAAAAACGCGGAATCCTTGAGATTCCAGCCATTTACAGGCCAAGTCCTCGCCCAATTTGCCAACCTCGTTGTGCTGTGCCATGATTTAATGGAGAATTGAGAATTGAAAATGGAGAATGATGAATTGAAAATTGAGAATGCTTCAATGAAAATAGAAAACGACCAACTGTGAATGAAGGTTTCCCCAACTTTTCACTTTTCACTTTTCACTTCCTCGGGTCTCTCTTTTTGATTTTGAATCCTGCTGGAATTTGGAAGTTTTCGGGGGCATGGGTGGTCTTTTTGACGCTCATCAGGTCCAATTCCGTGGTGAGGTAGGCCGTTTTCATGACCTTTCGGAGCGGAATCCTTCCTTCGAGACCGTTGGTGAGAAAGTCGGTTTTTGCCTCCGTTTTTCCAGCGTAGAGTGCCATGTCGACGCGGTACTGATCATTGACATAGTAATAGATCTTCTCCTGAAGTTTGGGTTTGTCGACCACGTATTCTTTGCAAGGAATGCCCTTAATCTCAACGATTTTGCCTGTCGGAACCGCGGTTGGCACCGTTTTGACGGTATCCAAGTAGTAAGTTTCCTTGAATGCACGGCGGTTGGCGGCATCTATGATATAGGTTTCGTTGCT
The nucleotide sequence above comes from Bacteroidota bacterium. Encoded proteins:
- a CDS encoding YraN family protein, which encodes MAQHNEVGKLGEDLACKWLESQGFRVFDRNYKAERAEVDIVAYWENPSNPAATAELHFVEVKTLSTSRFTNPENAVDSAKLRNMAKVAQFYCWERQLHNIPAVFDVISVVLEDPSNPEITHFEDAWRPETKY